The nucleotide window TTTCGGCAGGCACTGCATTGCCCAGTGCACTGAGCAGCAAGGACTTCATCGCTTCGGTGTCGTTGTGTGCAGGACGTGCTGTGGCCAGCACACTTTCAAGCCTGGTGCTGATGTTGGGAAAGTTGCGGTTGAAGTTTTCGCCATTGGCCAGATTGAAACGCCCTGGCAATTGGCCGAATACCTGTTGGCCCAGACCTACGGGATTGGCGAAGGGGCGGATGACGATACGGCCGTTCAACCGACCTTCCAGCTCCAGTTGATGGAGCTGTACCAGAAGATGCTGGATCACCAACAGCCCAGGGTGTTCGTCGGCGTGCAGTCCGGCCTGGATATAGGCACTGCGCTGACCCTGGCCGCCGCTGAACGTGTGCTTGTAGAGCGTGTGCACCACGCCGGGAGTTTGGGAGGGCAGGGTAATTGCTGCGGTATCGGCCATGACTGTGCTGCCTGATCATATTATTTAAGTCTACAATGGACTTATTGTCTATTAGTCGCAAGCGGCTTGTGGTGTGCCGTCGCATATCAGCCAAGGATCGGCGTATGTACGACAATTGGTCGAAATCAATAGCCACTTAGGCGCTTCATCGCTGCCCTGCGTAGACTGACAGGCAGAAGCTTGTCGGGTGAGCGCAGCAGGCAAGGACGCCAGCTGTCGACTTCCCAATGAGCGTGCCGCCGGTTCTGCACTCACACCAAGGGTCTGGCTGACCCGTGCTGGATTGGGGCGGGATAAAGGCAAGGGCTGTGACATTTTTCGACCCGACCGGCCCTTGGCTGGTGACCCGGGGTGAGGTCCTTGATCCGAAAAATTTGAACGTGTGGCTGGAGCTCAATTGCTTGCGGCGCCAGATCGGCAACTCGCGAACCATGATTTTCTCGGTCGCTCAAATCGTCATATGTTGGAGCTGTTACATGACATCGCAGCTCGGTGATGTGATTTGCATAGGTGCGCCGCCGTGTGGGAATGAAGCCGCAGCCGCAGCCGCCATGTCTTGGTGACGAAATCCGCCTTGCTGAGATTAGAGTTACTTTGGATTGTCATGATCGCAAACCTAAACCGAAGACACTGGCTCCCAGCATGATGGCAGCAACAATTCCGACGATCGAGAACGCTTGTTGTAAACGAGGAACGGCTAACTTATGAGCTATCTGCCTTCCGGCGACCAGCCCTAAAACCGCACCGACGGCAAACGGTACCGCTGCCTGCCAATACATGACGCCGCTAATCGCCGCCGCAGTTACTCCACCGATTGAAACCAAGGCAATGACCGCAAGAGACGTTGCGACAACACTTTTCATTTCGAGATTGGTGTATCGCATCAAGGCGGGAATAATAACGAATCCCCCTCCGACGCCTAATAAGCCTGACAATAAACCTGACACAAACCCGGTTAACGCCAATACCCGAGCGCAGGGTAAAGTCCAGCGTAACCGTCCCTTTGCCGGATTCAGCACGCAGGGCAATACCTCGCCTCGCGGAGCTGCGCCGCCATTACGGATTTCCCGGGTTGCATTGCGTAGCATGCGCACGCTTGCGTATACCAACACTATCGAAAATACCAACGCGAGTGGCTTATTGGGAACGCGCTGCGCAAGGTGTAAACCTATGGGTGCAGCGACGATACCAATCGACGAGATGAAAGCGGCTGCCTTATAGCGAACCACTCCCTGCTTCAATCCCAGCACGGCACCCACGCTCGCCGCCAACGCTACAGCTAACAACCCGACCGGGGCCGCCTGAGTCATGGATAAACCGAGTCCGAAAACTAATACCGGAATGGCGAGGATTCCTCCGCCTGCGCCGGTCATGGCCAGAACACCTCCAATGACCGCGCCAAGAACGACGGCCAGCATGCTGTGCTCATCCATCTTTTAACGCTCCGTCTGACTTACTTGCGAGTCAGCGAACCATTCACGTCCTTTCAGCATGCAGTGCCAGTAGAACGGCGGGAGAATTCTCTCTTTAAGAAACCAACTCAAACGAGAGGGTTTGCGCCCATCCACAAACCAGGTAGCAAACGTCGGCGCCAGCTTTCCGCCATAGAGAAACTCGGCCAGGACAACTTTTCCACGCTCAACCGTCAGAGGGCAGGAGCCATAGCCGTTATACGTAGCTTGAGCCTGCTTCATCCCCAGGCTAACCAGGACATTGTTCGCTACGACCGGCGCTTGTTTACGTGCAGCCGCCATGGTTTTCGCGTTTGTGGTATTCACCACATCTCCCAATGCCCAAACATTGGAAAATTTGCGGTGAGCCAAGGTCGTTGGATCAACGTCGACCCATCCCGCTTCATCCACTAGCGGGCTTGAGCGAATAAAGTCAGGAGCAACCTGCGGGGGCACGACGTGGAGCATGTCAAACGACTCAATCACGGTCTGGGTGTTGCCATCTTTATCGGTGCATTCGAAAGTTGCCCGTTTGTTGGGGCCATCCACGGCGACCAGCTTGTGGCTGAATTTCAAGGCGACGGAATATTTTTCCATGTACGACATGAGGGCAGGGACGTAGTCGGCCACGCCGAATAGCACGCCGCCGGCATTGAAAAACTGCGTCTTTATCTGCGCTTGGCGATCGTTTTTCAACCAGTGATCGCATGAGAGATAGAGCGCTTTCTGAGGCGCACCCGCACACTTGATTGGCATTGGCGGCTGCGTAAAGAGGGCCTTGCCTGATTTGAGTTCCTGGACAAGTTTCCAGGTATAAGGCGCAAGATCGTAGCGATAATTAGAGGTTACGCCATTGGAGCCTAATGTCTCAGTCAGTCCTTTGATAGCTGACCAATCGAGCTTCAAGCCAGGGCAGACGACAAGCTGGTCGTACTGAATAACTCTCCCTCCATCGAGGACGACTGCATTGGCCTGTGGGTCGAACGCAGTTACCGCTGCTTTGATCCACGTCACACCTCGAGGCATGACAGAAGCCATCGTCCTTACAGTAGATTCAGCCTCGAAGATGCCTCCGCCGACCATAGTCCACCCAGGTTGATAGTAGTGCGCGTCAGCAGGGTCGATTAGTGCGATATCCAGATTCGGTTCTCGTGACTTCAGGCTGGCTGCGGTGGCAACGCCTGCAGAACCGGCACCAACAATGACGATTTGGTGGTGAGTTGTAGCCATTGCATTGATGGTGCGTCCACCATTGCTGATTCTGCGCATAATTGAAGAAACATCCACCTGTGCGCTTTTGGTTCTTGCGAGTATGACGGACAGACTCTGCTTGCCTGCTTCAGAGAGCGCCCACAGCATCGCCGCCCGGGTGCCAGTTCTACAGTAGGCAACCACAGGTCTTGGCGCTTCCTTTAAAATTTCGACGAAGGAATCTACCGTTTCATCAGCGATGGCCGATGCTTGGGTGGGCAGGTAGTGAAACGTCATGCCTTCTGCTTCGGCTGCTTGGCGGATCGTTACATGTGTTGGCTGATCGGGTGTCTCGCCATCCGGCCTGTTGCAGATGAGAGTACGAACTCCGAGCTCAGCCAGTTGCTTCACATCGACCACGGTGAGTTGCGGCGCAATAGAAAAATCCGAACTTAAGTTATAAGTATTCATATTATTTTCCGTTGATAACTACGCAAGGTTAAAGCGTTAAAGCGTTAAAGCGTGTTGAGTGGTATTTTCAGATAGCGGATGCCATTCGTCTCTGGTTCTGGCATGTTTCCGCCTCGCATATTAATTTGGACGGATGGCAATATAAGAACTGGCATATCCAGTGTTGCATCTCGTTTTTCTCGCATGCTCACGAATGTGTCTTCGCTTGTACCTTCGCGAACATGAATGTTCTCCTGCTTTTGTGCTTTCACACTGGTAATAAACGCAAGAGGTCGACCATTGGGACGGTAATCGTGGCACATGAAAATGTTGGTTGATTCAGGAAGCACCAAAATTTTATGTATTGACCGAAAGAGTGTTCTGGCGTCCCCTCCTGGGAAGTCGCACCTTGCTGTGCCGTAATCGGGCATGAACAATGTATCACCCACGAACGCGAGACCTGCTTGTTCATCCTGGATAAGATAGGTCATACAGGCAGGTGTGTGCCCAGGTGTATGTAACGCTTTGGCGGTTAAACTACCGATATGAAATGTATCGTTGTCATCAAACAAAATATCAAACTGGTCGGAACCGCTTCTGAGTTCTTCTTCCGTATGGAACAAGTGGCTAAAGACTTTTTGAACGTCTTTTATTCTGATTCCAATGCCTATCTTGCCGCCTAGCCGTTGTTTCAAATATTGTGCGGCAGTGAGGTGGTCGGCATGTAGATGAGTCTCGAGGATCCATTCAACGGACGCGCCCAGCTCCGTCACGCGCGCAACGATTCTGTCGGCGGATTCAGTTTTTGTGCGGCCCGATTTCGGATCGTAGTCAAGCACGCTATCGATGAGCGCACACTGCATGGTTGAGCGGTCAAGCAACAGATAGCTGAACGTCGATGTCGCTTCGTCAAAGAATTCTTCGACCAATATTTTTTCGCCGAAATACATTAGATAGCTCCTGAATAGCTGCTATGTCAGCAGTCTCAAGATCTATGCCAAAACAGGCGCTTTCGGTAGCCGCTCTAAGCCGTGTGATTGCGGGGTGTCCGATATCCAGAGATTCATATCTGCCATTTATTTTGGCAGTCATATGGCAGTCTGTGGCAGTATCTGGCAGCAGGAATACTGTTCGGGAGAAGATTATGAGTAGTGGGCTAATCGCTTCGAGCAATGTAGATGTTCAAGCGTTGATTTCTTACCTTGAGCATGACGATCGACCCACCATCGTCCTGGATGTCGAGTACAACGTCATTGCCTCCAACAAGG belongs to Pseudomonas sp. B21-028 and includes:
- a CDS encoding bifunctional protein tyrosine phosphatase family protein/NAD(P)/FAD-dependent oxidoreductase, which codes for MNTYNLSSDFSIAPQLTVVDVKQLAELGVRTLICNRPDGETPDQPTHVTIRQAAEAEGMTFHYLPTQASAIADETVDSFVEILKEAPRPVVAYCRTGTRAAMLWALSEAGKQSLSVILARTKSAQVDVSSIMRRISNGGRTINAMATTHHQIVIVGAGSAGVATAASLKSREPNLDIALIDPADAHYYQPGWTMVGGGIFEAESTVRTMASVMPRGVTWIKAAVTAFDPQANAVVLDGGRVIQYDQLVVCPGLKLDWSAIKGLTETLGSNGVTSNYRYDLAPYTWKLVQELKSGKALFTQPPMPIKCAGAPQKALYLSCDHWLKNDRQAQIKTQFFNAGGVLFGVADYVPALMSYMEKYSVALKFSHKLVAVDGPNKRATFECTDKDGNTQTVIESFDMLHVVPPQVAPDFIRSSPLVDEAGWVDVDPTTLAHRKFSNVWALGDVVNTTNAKTMAAARKQAPVVANNVLVSLGMKQAQATYNGYGSCPLTVERGKVVLAEFLYGGKLAPTFATWFVDGRKPSRLSWFLKERILPPFYWHCMLKGREWFADSQVSQTER
- a CDS encoding MBL fold metallo-hydrolase, translating into MYFGEKILVEEFFDEATSTFSYLLLDRSTMQCALIDSVLDYDPKSGRTKTESADRIVARVTELGASVEWILETHLHADHLTAAQYLKQRLGGKIGIGIRIKDVQKVFSHLFHTEEELRSGSDQFDILFDDNDTFHIGSLTAKALHTPGHTPACMTYLIQDEQAGLAFVGDTLFMPDYGTARCDFPGGDARTLFRSIHKILVLPESTNIFMCHDYRPNGRPLAFITSVKAQKQENIHVREGTSEDTFVSMREKRDATLDMPVLILPSVQINMRGGNMPEPETNGIRYLKIPLNTL
- a CDS encoding fumarylacetoacetate hydrolase family protein, with the protein product MTRGEVLDPKNLNVWLELNCLRRQIGNSRTMIFSVAQIVICWSCYMTSQLGDVICIGAPPCGNEAAAAAAMSW
- a CDS encoding sulfite exporter TauE/SafE family protein, whose protein sequence is MDEHSMLAVVLGAVIGGVLAMTGAGGGILAIPVLVFGLGLSMTQAAPVGLLAVALAASVGAVLGLKQGVVRYKAAAFISSIGIVAAPIGLHLAQRVPNKPLALVFSIVLVYASVRMLRNATREIRNGGAAPRGEVLPCVLNPAKGRLRWTLPCARVLALTGFVSGLLSGLLGVGGGFVIIPALMRYTNLEMKSVVATSLAVIALVSIGGVTAAAISGVMYWQAAVPFAVGAVLGLVAGRQIAHKLAVPRLQQAFSIVGIVAAIMLGASVFGLGLRS